The following proteins come from a genomic window of Lachnoclostridium phytofermentans ISDg:
- a CDS encoding biotin--[acetyl-CoA-carboxylase] ligase, translated as MSVKQEVLKTLEENRGEFFSGEELAGRLQVSRAAVWKAIKALETMGYKIKAVPNRGYCLATASDVLSVEGIKTFLNEEMESLSIEVREVTGSTNQDAKMASANGAPHGSVFVANVQTNGRGRRGRNFISLEGSSIYMSIILKPQLTATDAIYITTAASVAVYRAIKKVTKKETQIKWVNDLYYEGKKVCGILTEAVTDCETGLIDSIILGIGINFNIQMEQIPSELKEVAGALYHGDTDEVSRNQLIAEILCQVLQICMDSDNREFLKDYRENSMILGKEINILGYSEPKKATAIGIEDNGGLIVEYEDKKRETIHTGEVSIRLI; from the coding sequence ATGTCAGTAAAACAAGAGGTACTTAAAACTTTAGAAGAAAATCGTGGAGAATTTTTTTCAGGTGAAGAGCTTGCGGGTAGATTACAAGTGTCAAGAGCAGCAGTGTGGAAAGCAATCAAAGCACTAGAAACCATGGGATATAAGATTAAAGCAGTGCCTAACAGGGGATATTGTTTGGCTACAGCCAGCGATGTATTATCTGTAGAAGGGATAAAGACCTTTCTTAATGAAGAAATGGAAAGTCTTAGCATTGAGGTCAGAGAAGTGACTGGTTCTACGAATCAAGATGCAAAAATGGCCTCTGCAAATGGAGCACCTCATGGAAGTGTCTTCGTTGCAAATGTTCAGACGAATGGGCGTGGAAGACGTGGTAGAAACTTTATTTCTTTGGAAGGTAGCAGTATCTACATGAGTATAATATTAAAGCCGCAGCTTACTGCCACGGATGCAATTTATATAACAACAGCCGCTTCAGTTGCGGTTTACCGCGCCATTAAAAAGGTGACGAAGAAAGAAACGCAGATTAAGTGGGTCAATGATTTGTATTATGAAGGGAAAAAGGTCTGTGGTATTTTGACAGAAGCAGTCACAGATTGTGAAACAGGACTTATTGACAGCATTATTCTTGGAATTGGCATTAATTTCAATATACAGATGGAACAGATTCCTTCTGAGTTAAAAGAGGTAGCTGGAGCACTTTATCATGGAGATACCGATGAAGTAAGTAGAAATCAGCTAATAGCAGAGATCCTATGTCAGGTGTTACAAATTTGTATGGATTCTGATAACAGAGAATTCTTAAAAGACTATCGGGAGAACTCGATGATACTTGGGAAGGAAATCAACATCTTAGGCTACAGTGAACCAAAGAAGGCAACTGCGATTGGGATTGAAGACAATGGAGGGTTGATCGTAGAATACGAAGATAAGAAAAGGGAAACCATTCATACTGGAGAAGTCAGTATCCGCCTAATCTAA
- a CDS encoding rubrerythrin family protein, producing MSVEFKNSETKGNLMRAFAGESQARNRYTFSGKQARKQEYYVIEQIFNFTADQEYAHAKLFYEHLRPFMGETITVDGGYPVDLQEDYCGYVHEGTEAPKECPNCHHGQGFFVRLTLAPYTKASDDK from the coding sequence ATGTCTGTTGAATTTAAGAATAGTGAAACCAAAGGTAATTTAATGAGAGCATTTGCCGGAGAGAGTCAAGCTAGAAATCGATATACCTTTTCTGGGAAACAAGCCAGAAAGCAAGAATATTACGTAATTGAACAAATATTTAATTTTACAGCGGATCAGGAATACGCTCATGCAAAATTATTTTATGAGCACTTAAGACCTTTTATGGGTGAGACAATCACAGTGGATGGAGGTTATCCAGTAGATTTGCAGGAAGACTATTGCGGATATGTTCATGAAGGAACAGAAGCACCAAAGGAATGTCCAAACTGTCATCATGGTCAAGGATTTTTTGTACGTCTTACATTGGCTCCGTATACAAAAGCAAGCGATGATAAGTAA
- a CDS encoding glycoside hydrolase family protein — MITLTFEKIYLKERLGEPCSIAVPIAKDKLRNIEGIVVAKDGIETLSQTKVTSYWEDGSIRFLFVRFLANLPGNQGTSYELYLDRTEFEESKNGNKIENSVLTYEKKPNVLCLTKDKDSLNYTIDTGELTFTTKTGQGSFLKELKCGGTVYEESQFGMPQLYIEHEGACDFKLHEFHVVEEGPVCVTLEGEGEHIWKEKSYRVTVQLTAYAGKPWFEVSYRLFNTSNDALPIESLQYEIFANGKEKNKLEVNRTCVATSNYRTSYLVSEEGETVSKKVDAEDLLYEANEHIAEVFYGTMFADYNTSEGGVCATIYQAQQNYPKAVEASKQGIKLSLVPENATKVIMQSGMAREQKFLLHFHSNEEDLKELNNRSLIYQMPDRPQLDSNVYRESGTFHDVFVDKKISKVELSLIAKADSHARCYGMLNWGDSPDPGYTTQGRGGGLPVWTNNEYDFPHACALMYVRTGTRRFLDYLLVAGRHWMDVDVCHYSDNPLYYGGQWEHTNNHVLNSTIVCSHQWVEGLIDYYHFTGDEEAYKTAIGIGENILRLLETPMFHKKGEINARETGWAMRSLVALYKETHEERWLLKCDWIVGHFEDWEKEYGHWLSPYTDNTAIRVVFMISIAVGSLMRYYRIRPSENIKGMIIRAVDDLIENCYMDNGLFYYKELPSLKRLGNNTIILEALTICYELTGNEKYLTYGLMTFESATDNQSATLGGSKKIVGDSVIGPGPGTKNFAQSFLPLVSYYKAATDTGILF; from the coding sequence ATGATTACACTAACCTTTGAAAAGATTTACTTAAAAGAACGCTTAGGGGAGCCATGCAGTATTGCGGTACCAATTGCTAAGGATAAGTTAAGAAATATTGAGGGTATCGTTGTTGCGAAAGACGGAATAGAAACCTTATCACAAACAAAAGTAACAAGTTATTGGGAGGATGGTTCCATCCGTTTCTTATTTGTTCGTTTCTTAGCAAATCTGCCAGGTAATCAAGGAACATCCTATGAATTATATCTAGATAGAACAGAATTCGAAGAAAGTAAAAATGGAAATAAGATAGAAAATTCAGTTCTAACCTATGAGAAGAAACCGAATGTTTTGTGCCTGACAAAGGATAAGGATTCTTTAAACTATACCATAGATACCGGCGAACTTACCTTTACGACTAAAACAGGACAGGGCAGTTTTCTAAAGGAATTAAAGTGTGGTGGAACCGTTTATGAAGAAAGCCAGTTTGGAATGCCACAACTTTATATAGAACATGAAGGAGCATGTGATTTTAAACTTCATGAGTTTCATGTAGTGGAGGAAGGGCCTGTATGTGTTACCTTAGAGGGTGAAGGAGAACATATATGGAAAGAGAAGTCTTACAGAGTAACAGTTCAATTGACTGCCTATGCAGGAAAACCATGGTTTGAAGTTTCTTATCGTTTATTTAACACTTCAAATGATGCTTTGCCAATTGAATCGCTACAATATGAAATCTTTGCAAATGGCAAAGAGAAAAATAAATTAGAGGTAAATCGTACTTGTGTAGCAACCTCAAATTACCGAACCAGTTATTTGGTAAGTGAAGAAGGAGAAACTGTATCTAAAAAAGTAGATGCTGAAGATTTGCTATATGAAGCAAATGAGCACATTGCGGAGGTGTTCTACGGAACCATGTTTGCGGATTATAACACATCAGAGGGTGGTGTTTGTGCTACGATCTATCAGGCACAGCAAAACTATCCGAAAGCAGTAGAGGCATCGAAGCAGGGAATTAAACTTAGTTTGGTTCCTGAGAATGCGACGAAGGTTATTATGCAATCTGGAATGGCTAGAGAGCAGAAATTCCTACTTCATTTTCACTCGAACGAAGAAGATTTAAAGGAATTAAATAATCGTAGTTTAATTTATCAGATGCCAGATCGTCCGCAATTAGACAGCAATGTTTACAGAGAGTCAGGAACATTTCATGACGTCTTTGTTGATAAAAAGATATCAAAGGTAGAACTCTCCTTAATTGCAAAAGCGGATAGTCATGCTAGATGCTATGGAATGTTAAATTGGGGGGATTCTCCGGATCCGGGTTATACTACGCAAGGACGCGGGGGCGGTTTACCGGTATGGACGAACAATGAATATGATTTTCCTCATGCTTGTGCACTTATGTATGTAAGGACTGGTACGAGACGTTTCCTAGACTATTTATTAGTGGCAGGTAGACATTGGATGGATGTGGATGTATGCCACTATAGCGACAATCCGTTATATTATGGAGGTCAATGGGAACATACGAACAACCATGTATTAAACAGTACAATTGTATGCAGTCATCAATGGGTCGAAGGATTAATCGATTATTATCATTTTACCGGGGATGAAGAAGCGTATAAAACGGCAATCGGAATCGGAGAGAATATCTTGCGTTTATTAGAAACACCAATGTTTCATAAAAAGGGTGAGATAAATGCGAGAGAAACAGGATGGGCGATGCGAAGCCTTGTGGCTCTATATAAGGAAACTCATGAAGAACGCTGGCTTTTGAAGTGTGACTGGATTGTAGGACATTTTGAAGATTGGGAGAAGGAATATGGACATTGGCTCTCTCCATATACAGATAATACTGCAATTCGAGTTGTCTTTATGATCTCTATCGCTGTTGGAAGTTTAATGAGATATTATCGCATTAGACCGAGTGAAAATATCAAAGGTATGATAATTCGAGCAGTAGATGATTTAATAGAGAACTGCTATATGGACAATGGTTTGTTCTATTACAAAGAGTTACCTAGTCTAAAACGACTTGGTAATAACACTATTATCTTAGAAGCATTAACAATATGTTATGAATTAACAGGAAATGAGAAATATCTTACCTATGGCTTAATGACATTTGAATCAGCTACGGACAACCAAAGTGCTACCTTAGGTGGCAGTAAAAAGATTGTAGGGGACAGTGTCATTGGGCCTGGACCAGGGACCAAGAACTTTGCACAAAGTTTTCTACCGTTAGTTTCTTATTATAAAGCAGCTACGGACACAGGAATTTTGTTTTAA
- the hisIE gene encoding bifunctional phosphoribosyl-AMP cyclohydrolase/phosphoribosyl-ATP diphosphatase HisIE, whose protein sequence is MYKKIIANINAENELEDSVIKRALAYEQNGADEIFIYNYSILEKEREEFLLTVKAIVKKVEIPVMIGYLAKRFEDIKKAFYTGASKVVLPYCKLTDISILKEGSDRFGKDKIILEFDASAEKNDGILQREELRKDILPLGIDAVLIKHVYMTESILEKIETAPFPVYIRDSLLRNDMETLIKTKNVLGVATDYYENKDIYKIKRLLKDTGIEMNSFRSNLPFSEFKLNEQGLIPVVTQDYKTKDVLMVAYMNEEAYEKTLETGRMTYYSRSRQSLWIKGETSGNYQYVRALTLDCDKDTILAMVQPQGPACHTGNTTCFFQELVKKEYEESNPLLVLQDVFQVILDRKKNPKEGSYTNYLFEKGIDKILKKCGEEATEIVIAAKNPNPEELKYEISDFLYHMMVLMAERGVDWDDIIGELSHRR, encoded by the coding sequence ATGTATAAAAAAATTATTGCTAACATTAATGCAGAAAATGAGCTAGAGGATAGTGTAATAAAACGAGCTTTAGCTTATGAACAAAACGGTGCAGATGAAATATTTATCTATAACTATTCTATCTTAGAGAAAGAACGAGAAGAATTTCTATTAACTGTGAAAGCCATTGTGAAGAAGGTAGAGATACCAGTCATGATTGGATACCTCGCAAAGCGTTTTGAGGATATTAAAAAAGCATTCTATACTGGAGCTTCCAAGGTGGTACTGCCGTATTGTAAACTGACAGATATCTCAATCTTAAAAGAAGGCTCTGATCGTTTTGGTAAAGATAAAATCATCTTAGAGTTTGATGCGAGTGCTGAAAAAAATGACGGTATCTTACAGCGTGAAGAATTAAGGAAGGATATCCTTCCGTTAGGCATCGATGCGGTACTTATCAAACATGTCTACATGACAGAGAGCATCTTAGAAAAAATAGAGACAGCGCCGTTCCCAGTCTATATCAGAGACAGTTTGTTACGGAATGATATGGAAACCTTGATTAAAACAAAGAATGTGCTAGGTGTTGCAACTGATTATTATGAAAATAAGGACATCTATAAAATTAAGAGATTATTAAAAGATACGGGAATAGAAATGAATTCGTTTCGAAGTAATCTTCCATTTTCTGAATTTAAATTAAATGAACAAGGGTTAATCCCTGTCGTAACACAGGATTATAAAACCAAGGATGTTCTTATGGTTGCTTATATGAATGAAGAAGCATATGAAAAGACTTTAGAAACTGGACGTATGACATATTATTCTAGAAGCAGGCAAAGCCTATGGATTAAGGGTGAGACTTCAGGGAATTACCAGTATGTAAGAGCCTTAACCCTCGATTGTGATAAGGATACAATTTTAGCAATGGTACAACCACAAGGCCCAGCATGCCATACCGGAAATACAACTTGTTTCTTTCAAGAATTAGTGAAAAAGGAGTACGAAGAGTCAAACCCTTTATTAGTTTTACAGGATGTGTTTCAAGTAATATTAGACCGTAAAAAGAATCCAAAAGAAGGATCTTATACAAATTATCTGTTTGAAAAGGGAATTGATAAAATTCTTAAAAAATGCGGAGAAGAGGCTACAGAAATCGTGATTGCAGCTAAAAATCCAAATCCGGAAGAATTAAAATATGAAATTTCAGATTTTCTTTATCATATGATGGTGTTAATGGCAGAACGTGGTGTTGACTGGGACGATATTATCGGAGAGCTTTCTCATCGAAGATAA
- the hisA gene encoding 1-(5-phosphoribosyl)-5-[(5-phosphoribosylamino)methylideneamino]imidazole-4-carboxamide isomerase, whose amino-acid sequence MRLYPAIDIRNGQCVRLRQGQFHDVEVYSHVPANIAMQWEGQGASYIHIVDLDGALAGHSVNDEVIKEIVQTVSVPIQVGGGIRTIQDIEHKLNLGVNRVIIGTKAVENPQFVKEIISTFGADKIVIGIDAKNGMVAIEGWEKVSNYNAVSLALEMKELGVSTIVYTDISKDGMLQGPNIEHTKEMVDLTGLNIIASGGVSSMKDLEELDKIKVSGVIIGKALYERRIELENATRLFEQ is encoded by the coding sequence ATGAGATTATATCCAGCAATTGATATTCGGAATGGACAGTGTGTTAGATTGAGGCAAGGACAATTTCATGATGTAGAAGTGTATTCTCATGTTCCTGCTAACATAGCGATGCAGTGGGAAGGTCAAGGAGCAAGTTACATTCATATTGTAGATTTGGATGGTGCCTTAGCTGGTCATAGCGTGAATGATGAGGTGATAAAAGAAATCGTTCAGACTGTTTCAGTACCGATTCAGGTTGGAGGTGGTATCCGTACCATACAGGATATAGAACATAAGTTAAATCTCGGAGTAAACCGTGTTATTATTGGCACGAAAGCCGTGGAAAACCCGCAGTTTGTGAAAGAGATTATTTCTACCTTTGGAGCAGATAAAATAGTAATCGGAATCGATGCAAAAAATGGAATGGTAGCGATAGAAGGATGGGAGAAAGTTAGTAATTATAATGCAGTTTCTCTTGCCCTTGAGATGAAGGAGCTTGGGGTATCTACGATAGTTTATACGGACATTTCCAAGGATGGTATGCTGCAAGGACCTAACATAGAACACACGAAAGAGATGGTCGATTTAACTGGTCTTAACATTATTGCTTCGGGCGGAGTATCCTCAATGAAAGATTTAGAGGAGCTGGATAAAATAAAAGTATCTGGAGTAATTATTGGGAAAGCGTTATACGAACGAAGAATTGAACTCGAGAATGCGACCAGACTGTTCGAGCAGTAG
- the hisB gene encoding imidazoleglycerol-phosphate dehydratase HisB yields the protein MNRTAKISRKTKETDITLELNLDGTGIAEIETGIGFLDHMVQSFAKHGFFDLTIKVKGDLYVDSHHTVEDTGIVLGQAIKQALDEKIGIRRYGSFLLPMDETLVLCAIDLSGRPYLNYQAQLTCEKLGYMDTELVKEFFYAISYSAGMNLHIKQMDGNNNHHIVEAMFKAFAKALDEASGIDPRIQGVLSTKGTVE from the coding sequence ATGAACCGCACAGCGAAAATTTCTAGAAAAACGAAAGAAACGGATATTACATTAGAGTTAAATCTGGATGGGACAGGGATAGCTGAGATAGAAACAGGGATTGGATTCTTAGATCATATGGTACAAAGCTTTGCAAAACATGGATTTTTTGACTTAACGATTAAAGTAAAGGGAGACCTTTATGTGGATTCTCATCATACCGTAGAGGATACTGGTATTGTTCTGGGGCAGGCAATCAAACAGGCACTAGATGAAAAAATAGGTATTCGTCGATATGGTTCTTTTTTGCTTCCTATGGATGAAACTTTGGTCTTATGTGCAATCGATTTATCTGGACGTCCGTATTTAAATTATCAGGCGCAATTAACCTGTGAAAAGTTAGGTTATATGGATACAGAGCTTGTAAAAGAATTCTTTTATGCTATCTCTTATAGTGCTGGCATGAATCTTCACATAAAACAAATGGATGGTAATAACAATCATCACATTGTAGAAGCTATGTTTAAAGCATTCGCAAAGGCACTAGATGAAGCGAGTGGTATTGACCCTAGGATACAAGGTGTATTATCCACTAAAGGAACTGTAGAATAA
- the hisD gene encoding histidinol dehydrogenase: MRIIELNESTKNNILENLLKRSPNQYREYEDQVAGIISDVKKRGDEALFEYSLRFDKATITKETIRVTEEEIAKAYEQIPPSTLDVIRKSIHNIEAYHQKQKQYSWFDSEPNGVILGQKVTAIDAVGVYVPGGKAAYPSSVLMNVLPAKVAGVRRIAMTTPPGADGNVNPGTLVAAKEAGVTEIYKVGGAQAIAALAYGTDSIKKVDKIVGPGNIYVALAKKAVYGNVSIDSIAGPSEILVIADETANPRFVAADLLSQAEHDELASSILITTSESLAKKVSDEIDGFLEVLNRSEIIRASLDNYGYILVAKNLSEAIDTANEIASEHLEIMTKNAFEVMTKIKNAGAIFIGEYSSEPLGDYFAGPNHVLPTNGTAKFFSPLSVDDFIKKSSIISYSREALFPVYEDIVTFAKAEGLTAHANSISVRFENDEV; encoded by the coding sequence ATGAGAATTATCGAATTAAATGAATCAACAAAAAATAATATATTGGAAAACCTACTAAAACGTAGTCCGAATCAATATAGAGAATATGAAGATCAAGTTGCTGGCATTATTAGTGATGTAAAAAAACGTGGCGATGAGGCTTTATTTGAATATAGTTTACGATTTGATAAAGCTACCATCACAAAGGAAACGATACGTGTAACGGAAGAAGAAATTGCGAAGGCATATGAACAGATACCACCATCAACGCTTGATGTTATCCGTAAGTCCATACATAACATTGAAGCTTATCACCAAAAACAAAAGCAATATAGCTGGTTTGACAGTGAGCCCAATGGTGTTATTCTTGGACAAAAGGTAACCGCAATCGATGCAGTAGGTGTTTATGTACCAGGAGGAAAGGCTGCATATCCATCTTCCGTATTAATGAATGTTTTACCTGCGAAAGTTGCTGGTGTCAGACGAATAGCTATGACAACACCACCAGGTGCTGATGGCAATGTAAATCCAGGTACCTTAGTTGCAGCGAAAGAGGCAGGGGTAACCGAAATCTATAAAGTGGGTGGGGCACAAGCAATCGCTGCACTTGCTTATGGAACGGATTCAATAAAAAAAGTAGATAAGATAGTTGGACCTGGTAACATCTATGTAGCGCTTGCAAAAAAAGCTGTATATGGAAATGTTAGCATTGATTCTATCGCTGGACCAAGCGAAATTCTTGTAATTGCTGATGAAACTGCTAATCCAAGATTTGTTGCGGCAGACCTTTTATCACAAGCTGAGCATGATGAGTTGGCTTCTTCTATTCTAATTACAACAAGTGAATCACTTGCTAAGAAAGTATCAGATGAGATAGATGGATTCTTAGAAGTTTTAAATCGTAGTGAAATCATTCGTGCTTCTTTAGATAACTATGGATATATTTTGGTTGCGAAAAACTTAAGTGAAGCTATTGATACAGCAAATGAGATAGCTTCTGAGCATCTTGAGATTATGACCAAGAATGCGTTTGAGGTAATGACAAAGATTAAGAATGCTGGTGCCATCTTTATTGGAGAATATTCTTCTGAGCCACTTGGAGATTATTTTGCAGGACCTAACCATGTACTACCAACGAATGGGACCGCAAAATTCTTCTCACCACTGAGTGTAGATGATTTTATTAAAAAGTCCAGTATCATTTCTTACTCAAGAGAAGCCCTTTTTCCTGTTTACGAGGATATTGTCACGTTTGCAAAGGCAGAAGGACTTACAGCTCATGCTAATTCAATATCAGTGAGATTTGAAAACGACGAAGTGTGA
- the hisG gene encoding ATP phosphoribosyltransferase has protein sequence MKYITIALAKGRLAKKALEILEQIGITCDEMKDPTSRKLIFTNEELKLRFFLAKANDVPTYVEYGAADIGVVGKDTILEEGRKMYEVLDLNLGKCRMCIAGPASAKELLHHGELIRVATKYPNIAKDYFYNKKHQTVEIIKLNGSIELAPIVGLSEVIVDIVETGSTLKENGLEVLEEICPLSARVVVNQVSMKMEHERITKMINDLREVLTEAQ, from the coding sequence GTGAAATATATTACAATAGCATTAGCAAAAGGTCGCCTTGCGAAAAAGGCGCTAGAGATATTAGAGCAGATTGGAATTACCTGTGATGAGATGAAGGATCCAACCTCTAGAAAATTAATATTTACGAATGAAGAGTTAAAACTTCGTTTTTTCTTAGCAAAAGCAAATGATGTTCCGACCTATGTAGAATATGGTGCTGCTGATATCGGAGTGGTTGGGAAAGACACCATTCTAGAAGAAGGAAGAAAGATGTACGAGGTTTTAGATTTAAATCTAGGCAAATGTCGTATGTGTATTGCTGGACCAGCGAGTGCGAAAGAACTTTTGCATCACGGTGAATTGATACGTGTAGCAACGAAATATCCGAATATTGCAAAAGATTATTTTTATAATAAGAAGCATCAAACAGTAGAAATAATAAAGTTGAATGGCTCGATAGAGTTAGCACCAATTGTTGGATTATCAGAAGTAATTGTAGATATCGTTGAGACAGGTTCTACATTAAAAGAAAATGGATTGGAAGTACTAGAAGAGATTTGTCCGTTATCCGCTCGTGTAGTAGTCAATCAAGTGAGTATGAAGATGGAACATGAAAGAATTACAAAGATGATTAATGACTTGAGAGAAGTACTTACGGAAGCTCAATAA
- the hisZ gene encoding ATP phosphoribosyltransferase regulatory subunit, with translation MDRLLHTPEGVRDIYNSEFAKKKMLEQELSKRLALHGFHEIQTPMFEFFDIFSKERGSVSGKEMYKFFDREGNTLVLRPDITPSIARCVAKYYKTEEMPIRLSYCGSTFINSSSYQGKLKETTQLGAELINDASIEADAEMIALTVECLKCAGLKEFQVEIGQADFFLGIVEEAGFDEDETEQLRILIENKNLFGVEELISGKKLEKPVKSVILQLTDLFGTLDKVLGVKESIHNERARNALERMEKLYELLTLYGYEQYITFDLGMLSKYNYYTGIIFRAYTYGTGDAVITGGRYDSLVSQFGKQAPAIGMAVLIDQLLTALSRQKLLGEPELENTLIVYDSSYIANAVALANHFRGQEMKIEMLAHDERKTREDYIAYANRMSIGGILALFTEDEVEVIHAIDGTVQTVPLKGMLS, from the coding sequence ATGGATAGATTATTACACACCCCAGAGGGTGTTCGTGATATTTATAACTCTGAGTTTGCAAAGAAAAAGATGCTAGAACAAGAGCTTAGTAAGCGCTTGGCACTGCATGGATTTCATGAGATACAAACCCCGATGTTTGAGTTTTTTGATATTTTTAGCAAAGAACGTGGAAGTGTAAGTGGTAAAGAGATGTATAAGTTTTTTGATAGGGAAGGTAATACCTTAGTACTTCGCCCAGATATCACACCATCCATAGCACGCTGCGTTGCTAAATACTATAAGACAGAAGAGATGCCAATACGTTTAAGTTATTGTGGAAGCACTTTTATTAATAGTAGCAGTTACCAGGGGAAATTAAAGGAAACTACTCAGTTAGGAGCAGAATTAATTAATGATGCAAGTATAGAAGCGGATGCTGAGATGATTGCATTGACGGTAGAATGCTTAAAATGTGCCGGTTTAAAAGAGTTTCAAGTAGAAATAGGTCAAGCTGACTTCTTTCTCGGAATTGTAGAAGAAGCAGGATTTGATGAAGATGAAACCGAACAGTTACGTATTCTGATTGAAAATAAGAATTTATTTGGTGTGGAAGAACTAATTAGTGGAAAGAAGTTAGAAAAACCTGTAAAGAGTGTTATTTTACAGTTAACTGACCTTTTTGGAACACTAGATAAAGTACTTGGTGTGAAGGAATCCATCCATAATGAACGTGCAAGAAATGCTTTAGAGCGTATGGAAAAACTATATGAATTATTAACACTCTATGGATATGAACAGTATATCACCTTTGATTTAGGAATGCTTAGTAAGTACAATTACTATACCGGAATTATTTTCAGAGCTTACACCTATGGAACCGGTGATGCGGTGATTACTGGAGGTCGTTATGATTCTTTGGTTTCGCAGTTTGGAAAGCAGGCACCAGCGATTGGTATGGCTGTTTTAATAGACCAACTTCTGACTGCACTAAGTAGGCAAAAACTATTAGGAGAGCCTGAATTAGAGAATACCTTGATTGTTTACGATTCTTCTTATATCGCAAATGCTGTGGCTCTTGCCAATCATTTTCGTGGACAGGAGATGAAGATTGAAATGTTGGCCCATGACGAAAGAAAAACGAGAGAGGATTATATAGCGTATGCAAATCGTATGAGTATTGGTGGTATTCTTGCATTATTTACCGAAGACGAGGTAGAGGTGATTCATGCAATCGATGGAACAGTACAAACGGTACCACTCAAAGGAATGTTATCCTAG
- a CDS encoding Holliday junction resolvase RecU: MPSWNSRGLRGSALEELINLTLEKYRENQLALIQKVPTPITPIQIDKEKRHITLAYFEQKSTVDYIGAVQGIPVCFDAKECAVDTFSLQNIHEHQVKFMEDFELQGGISFILIYFSKKDEFYYLRFGELMGFWNRKLSGGRKSFRKEELCEDFYMRRHSGVFVPFLELLQKDLLERED, translated from the coding sequence GTGCCATCATGGAATTCGAGAGGGCTTCGTGGATCTGCGCTAGAAGAGTTAATTAATCTGACATTAGAGAAATATCGTGAGAATCAATTAGCGTTAATTCAAAAGGTACCAACTCCGATTACACCAATTCAGATTGATAAAGAAAAACGTCATATAACACTTGCTTATTTTGAACAAAAAAGTACAGTCGATTATATTGGAGCGGTTCAGGGAATACCGGTTTGTTTTGATGCGAAGGAATGTGCGGTGGATACTTTTTCCCTGCAAAATATCCATGAACATCAGGTGAAGTTTATGGAGGACTTTGAACTACAAGGTGGAATCTCTTTTATTTTAATTTATTTTTCAAAAAAAGATGAATTCTATTATTTACGTTTTGGGGAACTTATGGGATTTTGGAATCGAAAGCTATCTGGAGGAAGGAAGAGTTTCCGAAAAGAGGAGCTTTGCGAGGATTTTTATATGAGAAGACATAGTGGAGTATTCGTTCCATTTTTAGAGCTGTTACAAAAAGATTTGTTGGAAAGAGAGGATTAA